A window from Candidatus Thermoplasmatota archaeon encodes these proteins:
- a CDS encoding phosphoribosylglycinamide formyltransferase: MRRIRIGALASGGGTNLQAIIDSCERGEIDGDVVVVISNIPEAYALERARKHGIDAFAFPHKGVTREQHEADIVECLEQHKVDLVVLAGYLRMLTPFMINKYLGRMMNTHPALLPSFGGEGMHGLNVHQAVLDYGCKVSGCSIHFVTVDVDGGQIILQKALPVLEDDTAETLQERVLKEEHRLLPRAIQLFAQGKLKIDGRKCHVLET; the protein is encoded by the coding sequence ATGCGCAGGATACGGATCGGGGCTCTGGCTTCGGGTGGCGGGACGAACCTCCAGGCCATTATCGACTCTTGCGAGAGAGGCGAGATCGATGGCGATGTTGTTGTGGTGATATCCAACATACCTGAGGCGTACGCTCTCGAGCGCGCGCGCAAGCACGGAATAGATGCATTCGCATTCCCACATAAGGGCGTGACGCGGGAGCAGCACGAGGCAGACATCGTAGAGTGCCTTGAGCAGCACAAGGTGGACTTGGTCGTCCTCGCGGGCTATCTGCGAATGCTCACCCCCTTCATGATCAACAAGTACCTTGGTCGGATGATGAACACGCATCCTGCCCTGCTCCCGTCCTTCGGTGGCGAGGGCATGCATGGCCTGAATGTGCATCAGGCAGTGCTCGACTACGGCTGCAAGGTGTCAGGCTGCTCGATACACTTCGTCACCGTCGATGTCGACGGCGGCCAGATCATACTTCAAAAAGCATTGCCGGTCCTAGAGGACGACACCGCGGAGACCCTGCAGGAACGTGTGCTGAAGGAAGAGCACAGGCTTCTTCCCAGGGCGATCCAGCTGTTCGCTCAGGGGAAGCTGAAGATCGATGGTCGGAAGTGCCATGTGCTCGAGACCTAG